A genomic segment from Limosilactobacillus sp. encodes:
- a CDS encoding tetratricopeptide repeat protein produces MTYSEKMLDQLQKGDLDAARHTFRAALDHDSDDMLFSLGEELYGLGFLRQSRRVYLKLLERYPDEDELRTNLATIAIDEGHNDEALSYLAQVKPGSPAYLEALLVAADLYQTEGELEVTEAKLKEAAGLAPDEPAVQFALAEFYFLVGRFDEAIDYYFQLIRNGYTAFAKVDIAGRLGMCYAQSGQFKQALGYLQQVKPEYRTSDIRFQTGLTQLHLGQVEDAITTLRDLIHDDDQYASAYPALADAYSAQRNYPQALRAIQEGLGVDQYNERFYSQAAEIVSHLGDQQLMEKYLKRAHELDPDNLTIILQYSNFLLHQHNDSANIKLLAPLIKEDEVDPQVYWNLARSYQRTDQLELADKYYHAAANNYQDNPTFLKELIGFDREMGKTSEMLAELHRYLALVPTDAEMQDLLDEYEEY; encoded by the coding sequence GTGACCTATTCTGAAAAAATGCTTGATCAATTGCAAAAGGGCGACCTGGACGCGGCCCGCCACACCTTCCGGGCAGCCCTCGACCACGACAGCGACGACATGCTCTTTAGCCTGGGCGAGGAATTGTATGGTCTGGGTTTCTTGCGCCAGTCCCGGCGGGTCTACCTGAAACTGTTGGAACGCTATCCAGACGAGGACGAGCTGCGGACGAATCTGGCGACGATTGCCATTGACGAGGGGCACAACGACGAGGCCCTTTCCTACTTGGCCCAGGTTAAGCCCGGCTCGCCGGCCTACCTGGAGGCCCTGCTGGTGGCCGCCGATCTCTACCAGACCGAGGGCGAGCTGGAGGTTACCGAAGCCAAGCTTAAGGAGGCCGCTGGGCTGGCCCCAGACGAACCGGCCGTTCAATTTGCCCTGGCCGAGTTCTACTTCTTGGTGGGCCGGTTCGATGAAGCAATCGATTACTACTTCCAGTTGATCCGCAACGGCTACACCGCCTTTGCCAAGGTCGACATTGCGGGTCGGCTGGGGATGTGCTATGCCCAAAGCGGCCAGTTTAAGCAGGCCCTGGGCTACCTCCAACAGGTCAAGCCGGAGTACCGAACCAGTGATATCCGCTTCCAGACCGGTCTGACCCAGCTCCACCTCGGCCAGGTCGAGGACGCCATCACGACCTTGCGGGACCTGATCCACGATGACGACCAGTATGCTTCTGCCTACCCAGCCTTGGCCGACGCCTACTCCGCCCAGCGCAACTACCCACAGGCCCTGCGCGCGATCCAGGAGGGGCTCGGGGTCGACCAGTATAACGAGCGCTTCTACTCCCAGGCGGCGGAAATCGTCAGCCACCTAGGCGACCAGCAATTGATGGAAAAGTACCTGAAACGCGCCCACGAGCTGGATCCGGACAACCTGACGATCATTTTGCAGTACAGCAACTTCCTCCTTCACCAGCACAACGACAGTGCCAACATTAAGCTCTTGGCGCCGCTGATTAAGGAGGACGAGGTCGATCCGCAGGTTTACTGGAACCTGGCCCGTTCCTACCAGCGGACTGACCAGTTGGAACTGGCTGACAAGTACTACCATGCCGCGGCTAACAACTATCAGGATAATCCGACCTTCCTAAAGGAACTGATCGGCTTTGATCGTGAAATGGGGAAGACCAGTGAAATGCTGGCCGAGCTGCATCGCTACCTGGCGCTGGTCCCGACCGATGCCGAGATGCAGGATCTTTTGGACGAATACGAGGAATATTAA
- a CDS encoding site-specific integrase: MDYPYQKQFQHFLRDSQHLAPLTVNTYDTSLTNFFAYLRANRPAFARDPRLANLTESDVRDYFNTLRTQQKITLSTYNKILSHLNRYFRYLFTHQLITTYPTLTLHGRAVDPNQRVNTKWLGKLDDILADDQLTYYTRMVLLVSKHGFTVGEFLRPGFARVFDQVELSSPAERTFYQRYQEFIHPLQARQNSTDLFLKQRYQPDNPRLTNAGLHKYLKQDEAYLGFHLAPKYLHQSYILTQLAAHQDWSDRQLMDALKLDPSSLLYYQRLLLQLK; the protein is encoded by the coding sequence ATGGACTATCCCTACCAAAAACAATTCCAGCACTTTTTGCGCGATTCGCAACACCTGGCCCCGCTGACGGTCAACACCTATGACACCAGCCTGACTAATTTTTTTGCCTACCTGCGGGCTAATCGTCCGGCCTTCGCGCGGGATCCGCGGCTGGCTAACCTGACCGAAAGCGACGTGCGGGACTATTTCAATACGTTGCGCACCCAGCAAAAGATCACCCTCAGCACCTATAACAAGATTCTTTCCCACCTCAACCGCTACTTTCGCTACCTCTTTACCCACCAGCTGATCACGACCTACCCGACGCTGACCCTGCACGGCCGGGCGGTCGATCCCAACCAGCGGGTCAATACCAAGTGGCTGGGCAAGCTGGACGACATTCTCGCCGACGACCAGTTGACCTACTACACTCGGATGGTGCTGCTGGTCAGCAAGCACGGCTTTACCGTCGGCGAGTTCTTGCGACCGGGATTTGCCCGGGTCTTTGACCAGGTCGAATTGTCCAGTCCGGCCGAGCGCACCTTTTACCAGCGCTACCAGGAATTCATCCACCCGCTCCAAGCCCGGCAGAATTCCACCGATCTCTTCTTGAAGCAGCGCTACCAGCCGGATAATCCCCGCCTGACCAATGCCGGCCTTCACAAGTACCTCAAGCAGGACGAGGCCTACCTGGGCTTCCACCTGGCGCCCAAGTATCTCCACCAGAGCTATATTCTCACCCAGCTGGCCGCCCACCAGGACTGGAGCGACCGCCAGTTGATGGATGCCTTGAAGCTCGACCCGTCCTCACTGCTCTACTACCAGCGCCTGCTCCTTCAGCTCAAGTAA